In one window of Thalassotalea agarivorans DNA:
- the mutL gene encoding DNA mismatch repair endonuclease MutL translates to MSIAILPTRLANQIAAGEVVERPASVVKELVENSLDAGAKHITVTIDKGGAKRIKITDDGCGIDKDELVLALSRHATSKIKDFDDLEGIASLGFRGEALASISSVARLTLTSKPEKQSAAWQAQAFGRDMAVKVSPAAHPDGTSIDVQDLFFNTPARRKFLRTEKTEFSHIEEVIKRIALARMDVAFTLIHNGKTVKQFRQAANTQQRQKRIGQICGNGFIDNAIEINCQHDGLTLSGWIAAPSFARSQNDLCYSYVNGRMMRDKLINHAIRQAYDELLPSDMYPAFILYLDLDVREVDVNVHPAKHEVRFHQARYVHDFIYSVCHRALAPSLTSEFSQPETVAAPYVEAPIQSGRQYQQELARVTPSGQQAKHLYGQSNTMSTKAAQVYQQLLQGKADSPAIAEHQPKPVAVTNEALPNYVYYPPHFIITTLSAGVHLTDLNGLALAVTEKDIAQRWSQGFVSQPLLLPVTMTLSAQAFSFVCAQQAMFAHIGFDYETTTQSKKVKITHVPAAIREKNVSELFLQFVSQLLTLDEAQESQWYQPLALIFSPKIDDELSANKFIEQAHLLGGEEFNQLLHLNSQPLDLTSTISAFTK, encoded by the coding sequence GTGTCCATAGCGATATTACCCACTCGCCTTGCTAACCAAATCGCAGCCGGCGAGGTTGTTGAGCGCCCAGCTTCTGTCGTTAAAGAACTTGTAGAAAATAGTTTAGATGCTGGCGCAAAGCACATTACGGTAACCATTGATAAAGGTGGTGCAAAACGCATCAAAATTACGGATGACGGTTGTGGAATCGATAAAGACGAACTTGTTTTAGCGTTAAGCCGTCATGCTACCAGCAAAATTAAAGATTTTGACGATCTAGAAGGTATTGCAAGTTTAGGGTTTAGGGGTGAGGCATTAGCGAGTATCTCCTCGGTAGCGCGTTTAACCTTGACGTCAAAGCCCGAAAAACAGTCCGCGGCTTGGCAAGCACAAGCGTTTGGTCGCGATATGGCGGTTAAAGTGTCGCCAGCTGCGCATCCAGATGGTACTTCAATTGATGTTCAAGATTTGTTTTTTAATACACCGGCTCGTCGCAAATTTTTACGTACAGAAAAAACAGAATTTAGCCATATTGAAGAAGTGATTAAGCGGATAGCACTTGCTCGCATGGACGTAGCATTTACCCTTATCCACAATGGTAAAACAGTTAAGCAATTTCGTCAGGCGGCTAATACACAGCAGCGTCAAAAAAGAATTGGGCAAATATGTGGTAACGGTTTTATCGACAATGCCATTGAAATAAACTGCCAGCATGATGGCTTAACTTTAAGCGGCTGGATAGCAGCGCCAAGTTTTGCCAGATCGCAAAATGATTTGTGCTATAGCTATGTCAATGGTCGCATGATGCGGGACAAGCTAATCAACCATGCTATCCGTCAAGCCTATGATGAGTTATTGCCATCTGACATGTATCCTGCGTTTATTTTGTATTTAGATTTGGATGTGCGGGAAGTTGATGTCAATGTGCATCCAGCGAAGCATGAGGTCAGGTTCCATCAAGCGCGTTATGTACATGACTTTATCTATTCAGTTTGTCATCGAGCTTTAGCGCCGTCATTAACAAGTGAATTTTCTCAACCAGAAACCGTTGCAGCGCCATATGTTGAAGCGCCTATTCAGTCAGGTAGGCAGTATCAACAAGAGTTAGCGCGAGTAACGCCGTCAGGCCAGCAAGCAAAACACTTGTATGGTCAAAGCAATACGATGTCGACGAAGGCAGCGCAAGTGTATCAACAGCTACTACAAGGTAAAGCGGATAGTCCAGCAATAGCCGAACATCAGCCTAAGCCTGTTGCAGTGACGAACGAGGCCTTACCTAACTACGTTTATTATCCGCCACACTTCATCATTACTACGTTGAGTGCAGGTGTTCATTTAACTGATTTAAACGGATTAGCCTTGGCTGTAACCGAAAAAGATATTGCTCAGCGTTGGTCGCAAGGGTTTGTGAGTCAGCCGCTTCTATTGCCCGTAACAATGACTTTGTCTGCACAAGCTTTTTCGTTTGTATGCGCGCAGCAAGCAATGTTTGCACATATAGGTTTTGATTATGAAACCACGACGCAAAGTAAAAAAGTAAAGATAACCCATGTACCTGCGGCCATTCGTGAAAAAAATGTGAGCGAATTGTTTTTGCAATTTGTCTCGCAATTGCTCACCCTTGATGAAGCTCAAGAAAGTCAGTGGTATCAGCCACTTGCTCTTATTTTTTCACCAAAAATTGACGACGAGTTAAGTGCCAATAAATTTATTGAACAAGCTCATTTGCTTGGTGGTGAAGAATTTAATCAACTACTACACTTGAATTCACAGCCCTTAGACCTTACATCAACGATATCTGCTTTTACAAAGTAA
- a CDS encoding N-acetylmuramoyl-L-alanine amidase, whose translation MWNKGLLKPLIGLLLGILVIPTSFAQSEIEGVRVWPAPDHTRIVFDLSKNTKYSYFSLKSPQRLVLDFKDSKNIAALKNAVANDPRIKLIRTSTHKIKSTSRIVVELKDEYKVNVFALQPAGQYGDRLVVDLYDKNKPTAPVVKAPPNNKRDIIVAIDAGHGGEDPGSIGYKGTYEKRVTLAVARRLEKLINAEKGLKAVMIRDGDYYVNLDKRTEIARNKRVDFFVSIHADAFRTPQPSGASVWVVSNRRAESELARWLDNRQRNSELLGGGGEVIKNTQDDSLALMLGDLKQNHSLSASISMATDVIAELKKITKMHKKTPQYKSLAVLKSSDIPSILVEVGFISNHNEEKNLMWSKHQQRLAQAMFNGIQSYFMEYPIAGTYYATIGYRKHKVRSGDSLSVLAQRYNTSVSSIKSANNLSGNTLRIGQTLKIPRAG comes from the coding sequence ATGTGGAATAAGGGGCTATTAAAACCACTTATTGGGTTATTGCTAGGTATCTTGGTGATACCCACGTCATTTGCGCAATCTGAAATTGAAGGAGTGCGTGTTTGGCCTGCGCCTGATCATACAAGAATCGTTTTCGATTTAAGTAAAAATACTAAATATTCTTATTTCTCATTAAAATCCCCTCAGCGTTTAGTATTAGATTTCAAAGACAGTAAAAATATCGCTGCCTTAAAAAATGCAGTAGCTAACGACCCTCGCATAAAGTTAATTCGCACCAGCACACATAAAATAAAAAGCACTTCTCGAATCGTAGTAGAGCTAAAAGATGAATATAAGGTCAACGTATTTGCGCTGCAGCCGGCAGGTCAATATGGGGACCGCTTAGTCGTTGACTTGTATGATAAAAACAAACCAACGGCGCCAGTCGTTAAAGCGCCACCAAACAACAAACGCGACATTATTGTGGCCATCGATGCTGGTCACGGTGGTGAAGATCCGGGCTCTATTGGTTACAAAGGCACGTATGAAAAACGCGTCACGCTTGCTGTTGCACGTAGGCTAGAAAAATTAATCAATGCAGAGAAAGGTCTCAAAGCGGTGATGATCCGTGATGGTGACTACTACGTCAACTTAGATAAGCGCACTGAAATTGCCCGTAATAAACGAGTCGACTTTTTTGTATCGATACATGCTGATGCATTCAGAACACCACAACCAAGTGGTGCTTCAGTTTGGGTTGTATCTAACAGACGCGCGGAATCTGAGCTTGCCCGTTGGTTAGATAACCGCCAAAGAAACTCAGAATTACTAGGTGGCGGCGGTGAAGTCATTAAAAATACCCAAGACGACAGTTTGGCGTTAATGCTAGGTGATTTAAAACAAAATCATTCGCTTAGTGCCAGCATATCGATGGCAACAGACGTTATTGCAGAGCTTAAAAAAATTACTAAGATGCATAAAAAAACGCCGCAATATAAAAGTTTAGCGGTGCTTAAATCATCTGATATTCCTTCGATTCTGGTCGAGGTTGGTTTTATTTCTAACCACAATGAAGAAAAAAACTTAATGTGGTCTAAACATCAGCAGCGCTTAGCGCAAGCGATGTTTAACGGTATTCAATCTTATTTTATGGAGTACCCGATCGCAGGAACCTATTACGCAACCATCGGCTACCGTAAACATAAAGTGCGAAGCGGTGATTCCTTGTCTGTCCTTGCTCAAAGGTACAACACCTCAGTCAGTTCAATTAAATCGGCGAACAATTTAAGTGGAAACACTTTACGTATTGGCCAAACCTTAAAAATTCCACGCGCAGGATAA
- the miaA gene encoding tRNA (adenosine(37)-N6)-dimethylallyltransferase MiaA has translation MAKTKLPPVVTIMGPTASGKTALAMQLYDQLPCEIVSVDSALVYKGMDIGTAKPTQEELAQYPHQLIDLIDPLESYSAAEFCKDALAQIARIRSQGKVPILVGGTMMYFKSLIDGISNLPEANAAVRAEIEQEAKDKGWPAMHELLASFDAESAERIHPNDPQRLTRAIEVFRVSGHTLSQLIQEKGDKVDGDVLQFALIPNDRKVLHDRIELRFDQMIAQNFEQEVVKLKARGDLHLDLPSIRCVGYRQMWQYLDGEFDHEEMIFRGVCATRQLAKRQLTWLRSWPNVHTLKMEASDNLQQILNAMSKL, from the coding sequence ATGGCAAAAACGAAACTTCCTCCTGTTGTCACCATTATGGGACCAACGGCCTCAGGCAAAACAGCACTTGCGATGCAACTTTATGATCAGTTGCCTTGTGAAATTGTAAGTGTTGATAGTGCGCTTGTGTATAAAGGCATGGACATTGGAACAGCTAAACCAACACAGGAAGAGCTAGCGCAGTATCCTCATCAATTGATTGATTTGATTGATCCATTGGAGAGTTATTCGGCAGCAGAGTTTTGCAAAGATGCTTTAGCACAAATAGCGCGCATCAGATCGCAAGGTAAGGTACCTATTCTGGTGGGTGGCACCATGATGTACTTTAAAAGTCTTATTGACGGGATTTCTAACTTACCTGAAGCTAATGCAGCAGTGCGAGCAGAAATAGAACAAGAAGCAAAAGACAAGGGATGGCCTGCGATGCATGAGCTATTAGCTAGCTTTGATGCTGAATCGGCAGAGCGGATCCATCCCAATGATCCGCAGCGTTTAACTCGAGCAATTGAAGTATTTCGAGTAAGCGGACACACCTTGTCACAATTAATTCAAGAAAAAGGTGATAAAGTAGACGGTGACGTATTACAATTTGCTTTGATCCCAAACGATCGAAAAGTGTTGCATGATCGTATTGAGTTAAGATTTGACCAAATGATCGCTCAAAATTTTGAGCAAGAAGTGGTTAAATTAAAGGCGCGAGGGGACTTACATCTAGATTTACCGTCTATTCGCTGTGTCGGTTATCGCCAAATGTGGCAATACCTAGATGGGGAGTTCGACCACGAAGAAATGATTTTCCGTGGTGTTTGCGCAACAAGGCAATTGGCTAAGCGTCAATTGACCTGGCTGAGAAGTTGGCCAAACGTGCATACACTAAAAATGGAAGCAAGCGATAATTTGCAACAAATCTTGAATGCAATGAGCAAACTTTAA
- the hfq gene encoding RNA chaperone Hfq: MAKGQSLQDPFLNALRRDRIPVAIYLVNGIKLQGQVESFDQFVILLKNTVSQMVYKHAISTVVPARAVSTMPAQGQSGFNAGEAQE, translated from the coding sequence ATGGCGAAGGGGCAATCTTTACAAGATCCGTTTTTGAATGCGTTACGTCGTGATCGCATTCCTGTCGCGATTTATTTAGTCAACGGTATTAAATTACAGGGACAAGTAGAGTCGTTCGACCAATTTGTAATTTTACTAAAAAACACTGTTAGCCAAATGGTTTACAAGCATGCTATTTCAACGGTAGTGCCTGCTCGCGCAGTATCGACCATGCCTGCTCAAGGCCAATCAGGCTTCAATGCTGGAGAAGCTCAAGAGT
- the tsaE gene encoding tRNA (adenosine(37)-N6)-threonylcarbamoyltransferase complex ATPase subunit type 1 TsaE has protein sequence MANLHRLLQDEQDTVALGRKMADAVKHFDQGFVAYLNGDLGAGKTTMTRGFVQGMGHEGHVKSPTYTLVEPYDLGQWQVYHFDLYRLADPEELEFMGIRDYFSENSCCFIEWPEKGEGILANADVTINIAYEDTKRSVEIIAQTTRGENLVDYLKRD, from the coding sequence ATGGCCAACTTACACCGACTTTTACAAGATGAGCAAGATACTGTCGCTTTAGGGCGCAAGATGGCAGATGCCGTTAAACATTTTGATCAAGGATTTGTTGCTTATTTGAATGGCGATTTAGGTGCAGGTAAAACCACGATGACACGTGGATTTGTGCAAGGTATGGGGCATGAAGGGCATGTTAAAAGTCCAACCTATACACTTGTGGAACCTTATGATCTAGGGCAATGGCAAGTTTATCATTTTGATTTGTATCGCTTGGCGGATCCCGAAGAGTTGGAATTTATGGGTATACGTGATTACTTCAGTGAAAACAGCTGTTGTTTTATTGAATGGCCAGAAAAAGGCGAAGGGATCTTGGCTAATGCTGACGTAACGATTAACATAGCATATGAAGACACCAAAAGAAGTGTCGAAATTATCGCTCAAACTACACGGGGCGAAAACTTGGTAGATTATTTAAAGAGGGATTAA
- a CDS encoding NAD(P)H-hydrate dehydratase, which yields MTQSLPQQCYSATQVLAYERELAQALDIDLYELMSLAGLAAFEMCLTLQPNASRYLILCGKGNNGGDGLVLARHALQQGIHVDLLCLTPLSEYQGEAKKALQTLQALNSKHLTLYDDLLSKSLDIGDIKSRYDIKVDAVFGIGFNGAIKSQYENWFSLFNHVDAIAVSLDTPSGVNATTGEVANGAIKAQHTISFIALKQGLLTGIAADFVGQFHFAGLGVKDKFEAMFSSTVKLSHDHNQPTLAPRSQSVHKGDAGFVLAIGGSEYMPGAIRLTSEAALIAGAGCVAVASDHMNRNILLDGRPELMLAPFQEEALVHHISWKKARTVVIGPGLGEEQHSQSLVKFVTSSEKTLVIDADALKYLNGKAREAQTWVLTPHAAEASQLLDTTVDWIETHRFEAVKQIAQQYHCVCVLKGPGSLISDGKTIWINKTGNPGMASGGMGDVLSGIIATMLLQPIPVLDAVRTAVYLHGRSADLAVTNKSESSLLASDLFVTLPQLLP from the coding sequence ATGACGCAAAGTTTACCACAGCAATGCTATTCAGCGACACAAGTTCTGGCGTATGAGCGCGAGCTCGCGCAAGCGCTTGATATTGACCTGTATGAATTGATGTCTCTTGCTGGACTTGCCGCATTTGAAATGTGTTTAACATTACAGCCCAATGCTTCGCGATATTTAATCCTTTGTGGAAAAGGCAATAATGGCGGAGATGGTTTGGTTTTGGCGCGTCACGCATTGCAACAAGGTATCCACGTTGATTTGCTCTGTTTAACACCATTGTCTGAGTATCAAGGTGAAGCCAAAAAAGCCCTGCAAACACTGCAAGCATTGAATAGTAAACATTTAACCCTTTATGATGATTTGCTCTCCAAATCGCTCGATATTGGTGACATTAAAAGTCGATATGACATTAAAGTAGACGCAGTCTTTGGTATAGGTTTTAACGGCGCTATTAAAAGCCAATATGAGAATTGGTTTTCTTTGTTTAATCACGTTGACGCTATAGCCGTAAGCCTCGATACCCCTTCAGGTGTTAATGCCACAACGGGCGAAGTCGCAAATGGCGCAATAAAGGCGCAACATACCATAAGCTTTATTGCGCTCAAACAAGGGTTGCTAACTGGAATAGCGGCTGATTTTGTCGGGCAATTTCATTTTGCTGGGTTGGGCGTTAAAGATAAATTTGAAGCTATGTTTTCAAGTACTGTGAAGTTAAGCCATGACCACAATCAGCCGACTTTAGCGCCAAGATCGCAGTCAGTACATAAAGGTGATGCGGGCTTTGTGCTTGCTATTGGCGGGAGTGAATACATGCCAGGGGCAATTCGCCTAACCAGTGAAGCTGCCTTAATTGCTGGTGCTGGTTGTGTAGCGGTTGCTAGCGATCATATGAATCGAAATATTCTGCTTGATGGGCGACCAGAACTAATGCTCGCGCCCTTTCAAGAAGAAGCACTGGTGCATCATATTAGTTGGAAAAAAGCTCGCACAGTAGTCATTGGCCCGGGGCTTGGTGAGGAACAACACAGTCAGTCTCTGGTTAAGTTTGTAACGTCTTCTGAGAAAACGCTAGTTATAGATGCGGATGCACTAAAGTACTTGAATGGTAAAGCAAGAGAAGCGCAAACATGGGTACTGACACCACATGCTGCTGAAGCATCTCAGCTGCTCGATACAACAGTAGACTGGATTGAAACTCATCGTTTTGAAGCAGTGAAGCAAATTGCGCAACAATACCATTGCGTTTGTGTGCTAAAAGGGCCTGGTAGTTTGATTTCAGACGGAAAAACGATATGGATTAATAAAACAGGTAATCCAGGTATGGCTAGTGGCGGAATGGGGGATGTGCTAAGTGGCATAATTGCAACCATGTTATTGCAGCCCATACCAGTGCTAGATGCAGTGCGCACAGCTGTTTATTTACATGGTAGATCTGCAGACCTTGCGGTGACAAATAAGAGCGAATCAAGTTTATTGGCAAGTGATTTATTTGTGACATTGCCGCAACTTTTACCTTAA